CTGGTCACCACGGCCTGCGGCTCACTGCGGGAGGAGATTCAGCCGGGAGACATCGTCATCATAGATCAGTTCATTGACAGGTTGGTGGGATGTGAGCCCGTTTTGTTCTTCGATTTGAGATCCTTAAACCAGGATGTTGACCAGGAAAAGAAACGGGGAAAGAACAGAATAGCaaaatcacagttttctttctttaaacttcaacaatcatttattgtcaCTATGTTTGTACATAAAGAAATTGTGGATGATAGCTCCTGGCTAAAGTAGTACATATATGAGCAACAGTAACATAAGCactattaataaaataaaaataaaatagagctGTACAGATAGACATATAAGTAAGCCGGTATTGCGTGCGTGGAGgagctgtgtgtctgcgtcagcaGGGAgggttaagtgtgtgtgtttgttttttaaaaggtcGTAACTCGATTTAGGCGTGCATGGTAGTATCCTTTTTTTATCGCTCTTATCTGTCTGATAATGGAAGAAACTCCCTATGATTATATTTTACGTCCCACTTATCACCACTGTGGTGTCTGCTCTGTCCCAGCCACTAGATGGGGTTGATTCCATAGTGTAAGGCGGAGAATCGCGTTCTCATTTTGCCTCCTACACTTTCGTTTTCTCAGGTAAAGACGTGGcttgtttattctttttatggAGCGTCTGTCTCCATACGCGACAGTGAGGGTCATAATTCCAAGTATCATTTCTTGTAcaaagaaagtagaaacaaCACAAGAGTTCAATTGTCAGGTGACACGCGTCACTTTTAGACTCTCACCTCTGACACACCCCGTGACTACGTTGGTCTGTTTCACCTTACAAGAAAATGGTCTATTAATATAAACTATGACATAATACAACGCAATACCTGCCTGAATAGTAAACAGCAGTTTACCTAAATAAAACGTCCGCATTGTTAACTAACCCTAAGATCTGTGAAAGCTATAACATATCAATGACTAGtccctttaaataaattaacccTGTATTGAAGGTGGCTGTCTTAGTTTATTCTGTGATCGCTGCTCAACAGCTCAAGCTTTTTCCCACACATCTCGCTTTACAGGATTCACGCGTGATTCGTCCTGTTTGACAGCGACCTGTCAAAACCAATATTTGTTTTCCGTCCCGTTCAGTGGGAAAACCATCCCTCTCTCAGCTCGATATTCTGCCCGGCTCTCAAGTGTCCCGGCCGGCTCGCTTAGGGCTACGGTGAGAATTAAAAATGCTGTAACTGTGACATTCCAGCAGTGGCAACACCAGTGTGGCGACACGCTGTCAGGAGCGTAGCCACGGAGATATTTGCGTAAATCGTCGTGGCTCATTCCTGTATGCCTCGTGTTTCATTTAGTGGATCACTTTCTGAGATGTGAGAATCTCGGTCTTCAGTTCTCAGTCATTCAACCATCTTCAGTCTTTTGCTTTGTGTCATAtgggacatttatttatatttatgtaccTGTatgttattatattacattaatGAAATatccgacttttttttttttttttggtactgTTCATTCACTGATTCAGGAGGTAGCATTTGGGGAGTAGCACATTTCAATAGAGCACATCCTCCAGACAGGATATATTTGAGTCAACACCATCagtaaacatttaacattatgaccttcaCAAAGGGAGGATTTTTGCTGCTATTATTGACCATAAATCAAGCAGATGGTTAGTCTCTTACACTAAATAAAGTCTGTAACCAAAGCACAAACCTTGTTGTCCCTGGCTCAGGTACAACTAAACAATAACGTAGTAattgttgtatgtttttattgccAGACAGCCGCAGTCCTAGCGTGAGACTGAGCGGTTCAGATTGCAGCAGTTGAATATAAATTCTTCCTTAAACACACTCGCTGCTTAATGTCattgtaggtttttttttttttttttttttttttcatgcgaTACGCAGCCTTCTCAGCAGTTTCTAACCTCGAGGCACACATACCTCTCGTGTCTCGTACAAATATCATGACCCTGTGGGAGTGTTGTGCTCTGACTTAGCTGATTGTACGAATTCCCTCCATTAAGCGACACAATATGTTGTTTGAGAGGTGCCGTTTTAATGGGATTCTTGTGCAACCCTAATGAGTTGGCACACAACTGGTTAAACTGCCGTAAGTAGTAAACTGcccagttgtgtgtgtgtgtgcgcgcgcgcgtgtgtgtgtggatagtATTTGTCTATGACTGCATCATGTACCCTGAAGCATTGAATCTGATGAACTACCAGTATCAAGCACAAACAAGACCTGTTTATCAGAAATGAGGAAGTTGCCTGTTGGGACTTGCTCAGACTTGTCCCACAGCATGTGACAGCACATCTCTGCAGACTTCACTCTGTGTGCAGTCACAACGCCTCACTGGTTGCGTACAAATCAACCCCTCAGTCGCCGTCAAACGagtgaaacctttttttaattCGCGTCATAACGTCTCACACAAACCTGAACAATGTCGGGGAGTTAAGGTTTCCAGCCATCACCCTTTAACGCTTTctcgttttattattttattttcattttcgtTTGCCTGTTGGCTGTAGCTGATCTGTGCCTGTGATAAAAGTTTCCTCACGCTGGCCAAATGTCATCTGGCAACACGATCCCATTGCTAATAAAATGTGAGCGATGTTGATTTTCCAAAGTCATCGGaattttattgcagtttttatATCTATTGCATTGTTGTCGTGGCTGgcataatttaaatatttgctcaTTTACGGAGACGCTCGCTGCGACTCTGACATGACACGGCTAATGAAATGCCGGACCCAGATAACTCGATTTCAGTGGCATAAACTGGCATTGTGCTCGGGACATAGTGCCTTAACCCAACACAACAATGTCATTGATGCTTACTAGGGCAGAGAATATTTAAAAGCTGTCTTTACTCTCCCAGAGCCAGTGTTATGAGTAACAGTTAGGGTTGGGCATCGGCTTAAAAGATCACGACTGATAGAGACGTTCATATTTTGGATGTCTAAGATAATTGTGTTATGACTTGGAAGGTGCAACAAAAAGCTGTGTCATGAATCAGCACCACTGAAAAATCTGATTACCTCCTACAACCTTGTTACAATTCAAtattgtgctgggaaactttttgacctgacatcatgttgattttagacacgtaccacccacctagtccagaccagacgcccccatCCCATAGTacagatgaatgaaatgaaaaaaggcacaatgtgttgacctggcctccaaattcactagagccCGAAATTATGATtcatctgtggggtgatccacagaggcccctccccttgaccgataggacccaaagaccccccactaacaaacatcctgttaccagacgtaaagtaaataaagagaTTCCTTTAGGGAGCTGAAAACTTCATCTTCATATAACACAACGTTTAGTAGTTGGTAAAGAAGTTGCCACAGGGAAGCACATAACCCCTTATGATCTCAGGTCACTGGGATAAATGAATCAGTCCCTTGTGTCCTCCGGGGAGATGGGCTGCCACTGCTGCTCTAGTAACATCACTGACTCTGCAGGGCTGGAATCTGGAAGACAGTTGTTTGGGTCAAACTTGTGACCGGGCTGCTGCTGTTCAGATAATGCTTCGCTTCCTCTGGACGGCCGGGATACGCGGTTCATGtcacattcattaatttaatgacGGAAACCTCAGCCGGCGCAGATTACTATCAGCCAATTAGTCGTGTTTATGATGctaatattttacttttctgcTCGGCTCTTGTTCTTCTGTCATTAGTGTCGTTTTTTAGTCTCGTTTCTGGATTCTGGATATCTGCTTATAAATAATGTTGatattgaatatatattttcaacatTTGCTGAATTAATACACTTCATAGTTGCGTGTGTGGGTGTTGCTAATGGCCTCTGTAAGTCGTCTTGAAAATAGCTTTCGGTGCTTCTTTTTGGCAGGACTACCAAGAGATCTCAAACGCTGTACGATGGGCAGCCCACCAGCCCCCCCGGTGTGAGTCACATCCCCATGGCTGAGCCTTTCTGCAACAGAACCAGAGAGGTGAGGCCCCACATATGTCATACATGTCACTTCCTGTGTACGCCATTATTGTTGtgaaaaatgttgtaaacattCTTATTGACTTTATTTTAGGCTAATGTTTGTTGGTGACAAAACGTCATAGTGTCGACGGAAACAGCGCACAGAGATGTGCGTGTGTTTAAACCGTATGAAGAGTTCTTTTTTCCTCGCGGACTCTCCGTCCCGGTGCAGGTTTTGGCGGAGGTGGCTCGGACTCTGGGGGTCAAGTGTCACGCGCGAGGGACCATGCTGACCATCGAGGGGCCTCGCTTTTCCTCGCGGGCAGAGAGCCTGATGTTCCGCCAGTGGGGCGCCGACGTCATCAACATGACCACCGTGCCAGAGGTGGTCCTCGCCAAGGAGGCCGGCCTGTGCTATGCCAgcatcgccatggcaacagactACGACTGTTGGAAGGAGCACGAGGAGGCGGTGAGTGGCGAGCCAGAGGTCCTAACAGTCGTTTTTTATTACCTCAGTGTCTCTGGTGTCCTCTCTGGGTCCTGTGGATCAGTGGCAACGGACGGATGGTCTCGTGTTCACATGCTTTGGTTTAGACTTTAATCATCctcgagggaaattacttggtcacagtagcttagttgcacataaaagtaacattcttaaaaaccacaagtaaaaagaaagataaaatagatttaaataaagataaaataaaaacaataagtaTTATCtcgtaaaacaaaataaatagtgcaaaaaatttacagaacaAATCATTAAAAGTACCGTAGTTGGCagaacagtgtccaaggtgatccagctgttggtcagttgcatagcataCCATTTACAACAAACTAAACTATGTAACATATGTAATGTatcagtagctgcgtttccattaggggtgggtattgccaaggacttcacgatgcaatacgtatcacgatactggagtcacgatacgatacattattgcgatattatgatattgcgatatattgcaatactctacatagttcactgagaaattttaagtgcaaaatacaagttgtatacaTGTACATCAGGGATAATTCATTGGACGACATTAATCCAAAATttcaatttattgcacttgtacagagaAAGTGGGGGTGCAGAAGTCATTCATGAAAATGGTATTAAGACGTtccttcactttgaggaagatggacttcaaatgaataGGTCACATGGAACCCCTGTGTCATCTCCGGTGATGCAGTGACGGGGAAATGGGATAAACTTTTATAAAGATACATCTTagaaaccacctcatgagagcgtaaaagtgtttcagcaatatttgagagatttttcaaaatgaagcCGTTTGTgttaccatttttttatttcgatatttaggttttgcgcttTTAGgagtaatggaaatgcagcaacttACATATTATCTGCTGCACACGTCATCACCATAGCAAATGATTTCCCACTTTATGTTTACTAAGCTGTGGCAGCCACTGGAGATTTAGAGTTTTGCTGTCTCTGTGGTTTGTAGGCAAATATTTGTATCTTCCTTCCCAAAATTACTCTCTCATGTGATCGAACTTTTCCCCTTTTAATTCAAATTCAGAAGTCTATTATTGAAACGAGCTGTTTTAagtggtttatttttatcatgatGTCATGCACCATCGACTTGACTTATCACATCCCCTGTTGACATCAGAGGctaagcataaataaaataacaatgcaCTCTGGCACCAGAGCCAGACGGACTGCACTAACACAGCGCCGATGCACATTAGCTGAAAGTATTCTGGGTTCTGTGACAAATGTGCCAAAATAaccaaaacaagcaaacaacacTCAGTCACTCCCCTAGCATTAAATCTGAGGCCTTCCAGGTCACATGCAAGTCAGGCAAGAGACAGCGGAAGCACCGGAGACTATTGCCAAAGTGCACAACCCTTTCTCTGGATTTATCTTTGAGCCTGGTCACAGCCATTCACTCGGAGGCAAAATTGCGCTGCATCATTAAAATACGAAAGCGTGGATCACTCGTGCCAAGCTGTGCAATAAAGCAATTACTGTACGATTAACATCCAGTCCTCCCACGCCAGCTCTGAGATGGTGAAAGGTCGGCGGTGATATAATTCAGCTCGCCGAGGCACTCATCAGTGATCCTATACGGCCACATCTACAAGTTCGCAGACGTgttcagctgcagaaacaaaacaacgtTTGAAAGTCCTCCTCACGTTCAAGTGCAGCACCACATTGTGGACTTTTATGCCTGTGATGCGGTTTTCACAGAGTGAAATGTGCGCTCCATGAGCTAGGAGGCGAGGAGTGTCTGCGGCTTCTCGCGGCTTCCGAGTGACCTACGCTGTGTCAGTCTCTCTGGATAAGGCTGTTGATATACTGCGTGTGGGCGAGAGTTGGGTTATTTGTCACCGATCCAGCCCAACTCACAACTCCACTTCCGAGTTCCTGCAGCTGACCTCTTCCCCCTCCTGTTGCAGAACACTCGCCACATCCTGccgccccccccacctcctccttatTCGCTCCCTCCCAGCCTGATACCCTGATACTACCTCCTGCCCTCCCCCTCCTTAACGCCTCCCCACACCAGTCGGCTTGCTTGCCAGCCTCCGGTGGAAGCCCTGCCAGAGGAGGTTGACTCATACTTAGTCATCAGCTTCACTGTCTTCACGCTggcaaacagcacacacacacacacacacaaaaaaaaaaatacatgaaccCGGCCACTGAGTGTGACAGGAGGTAAACATGAACACAGGACGGAAGTCATGTTCAGacttactgtactgtacacCCTATATCTGGTTGAGCAATGTTCGGAAGGATCTGTCACGCAATTTAATCTATGCAAAAATATTTGATCTCGATTGTGTGGAGCTGTCGATAACCAAGCATGCTTACTACATTCGTGGCTCTTTCGTTTGAGTAATTTGCCAGCGCCACAGAGAAAGCAGTTGAAGCGGATCCTGGCCCCGGCAGCACCACATGTACAGATGCAGAGCGctgtcagaaaaacaacagacctcttttcatttctgaacttGCTTAAATGTGACAACAATGTCTGCGGCTCACTCACAGGTCCTGTTGCACCAGAGATTTAAACTTTCACTTTCAGTCACTCGTCTTGTCGTCTAACGCCGAGCTTGAATTCGACCTGTCGCGCTCACGTTGCAGCGCGTGGTTTTAgatctatattaaactaattTATTGAGTTATCAGTCAATTTGGGGGCGGGGGATTTATTGGGATTTTCCATAATTCTGTAAATCAGTAGATACCCAGACACATTTTCTAAACTAACCTGGAACGGtggatggtgtttttttttttttccaacctttTATGACTTCACATAAACTcgtttgccagttcattagttaCACTCGTGAAACCGAATGCAGTCCTTCACTACATAACTTTTATAATGTTGAAACCTCGTAAGAAAGGCGATGCTTTTGAGCTGCGTAGAATTAAACGTCGCCCACTAATTAAAATGTGGTTGTTGAAAATAATtgaaacatgtgtcagtacaacacactCCTTACAAAGCcttaaaagttaaaacacagttgaatcggCTGCTCTCTGTTATTAGATGAGTGATTATTAACCATATTGTGACAGACACAGTgtgtttagtatttatttacatactgGAGCCATTCGACCGCCGCACTGTTCCTATTGTTTTAAGTACACCACAGCCTTGTAGCTGAGAGCCTCagaaattaaaagtataaacacataatatatttcttttttatttatatttttaattctgTAGGGGAGAAAAACTACTGTTTGCcgaatatgtaaatgtatgaaCTCATGACAGCCAGCAGCTGTATTTACTCGTCTTTACACCACGTCTCGACTGCACCGTCAATGAAGCAGGATGTCAGACAAGAACTGACGGAAAATGACGGAACATGCGCTTGTCTAAAATACGAAGTATTTCTTTTAGCTGTTTCCACgttcaaaaaatgttttaaaaaaagaaacggacagagagagagaaggggaggaggctGGGGATGAGGGAGGGACAATGGGGGGTTCAGGCAGGAAGAGAGCGACTCTGACAGTAATGAAGAAAAATCACTACTTTCAGCTACAGTGGCTAACGTGGTGTACGTGCAAATATCAAGGCCGGAGTCACTGTCAGTCTTTGTATCGGTGCAAGACTAGATGacacagatttttaaaaaaaaaaaacaaaagctattCGGTAgaagggaaaacaaagacaagaattACATACGCTACAGGTCACAAGTTTTATAACACTTTACACTGAaagtctcattttactctgaaacgaaagcatagaccaaataaacaacttaagtaaaaaagaaaaaaaaatcatggaatcaatatataatcTTATATATAATATGAAC
The nucleotide sequence above comes from Mugil cephalus isolate CIBA_MC_2020 chromosome 2, CIBA_Mcephalus_1.1, whole genome shotgun sequence. Encoded proteins:
- the LOC125004480 gene encoding S-methyl-5'-thioadenosine phosphorylase; protein product: MASTVPIKIGIIGGSGLDDPDILEGRTERYVDTPYGKPSDALILGKIKNVECVLLARHGRQHTIMPSNVNYQANIWALREEGCTHLLVTTACGSLREEIQPGDIVIIDQFIDRTTKRSQTLYDGQPTSPPGVSHIPMAEPFCNRTREVLAEVARTLGVKCHARGTMLTIEGPRFSSRAESLMFRQWGADVINMTTVPEVVLAKEAGLCYASIAMATDYDCWKEHEEAVCVDNVLKTMKENANKASSILLTAIPQISQMDWSQTMKTLKAMGQSSVMLPKH